The Daucus carota subsp. sativus chromosome 9, DH1 v3.0, whole genome shotgun sequence genome window below encodes:
- the LOC108192454 gene encoding stearoyl-[acyl-carrier-protein] 9-desaturase, chloroplastic, which translates to MALKLSLSTFQCPKIPPFSRNQPTHFRSHTLLKASTLGIPPLEVENKKKPFTPPREVHVQVTHSMPEEKIEIFKSLHKWAEEDLLVHLKPVEKCWQPNDFLPDPASEGFMDQVKELRERSKEIPDEYYVVLVGDMITEEALPTYQTMLNTLDGVRDETGASPSPWAIWTRAWTAEENRHGDLLNKYLYLSGRVDMRQIEKTIQYLIGSGMDPRTENNPYLGFIYTSFQERATFISHGNTARHAKEYGDLKLAQVCGIIAADEKRHETAYTKIVEKLLEIDPSDTVLALADMMKKKISMPAHLMYDGQDDNLFDNFSSVAQRLGVYTAKDYADILEFLVGRWNIEKLGGLSSEGNKAQDYVCGLAPRIRRLEERAAGRAKKKGTAPFSWIFGKEVQL; encoded by the exons ATGGCTCTCAAATTGAGTTTATCCACCTTCCAATGCCCAAAGATTCCACCTTTTTCCAGAAATCAGCCCACCCATTTCAGATCTCACACTCTCCTCAAGGCCTCTACTCTTGGCATCCCCCCTTT GGAGGTTGAGAATAAGAAGAAGCCTTTTACTCCGCCGCGAGAGGTACATGTTCAAGTGACCCACTCTATGCCAGAAGAGAAAATCGAGATCTTTAAATCTTTACATAAATGGGCTGAGGAGGACCTCTTGGTGCACCTAAAGCCTGTTGAGAAATGTTGGCAGCCCAATGATTTTCTGCCAGACCCAGCCTCAGAAGGTTTCATGGACCAAGTCAAAGAGCTAAGGGAAAGATCGAAGGAGATTCCTGATGAATATTATGTTGTATTAGTAGGCGATATGATCACAGAAGAAGCTCTTCCAACTTATCAGACAATGCTTAACACACTTGATGGTGTTAGAGATGAGACTGGTGCTAGCCCCAGTCCCTGGGCTATCTGGACCAGAGCATGGACGGCTGAAGAAAATAGGCATGGAGACCTTCTCAACAAGTATCTCTACCTTTCGGGTCGGGTTGATATGAGGCAAATTGAGAAGACAATTCAGTATTTGATAGGATCAGGAATG GATCCTCGAACAGAGAACAACCCCTACCTTGGTTTTATCTACACATCATTTCAAGAAAGGGCAACCTTCATCTCCCATGGTAACACAGCTAGGCATGCCAAGGAATATGGAGATCTAAAACTGGCGCAGGTATGTGGTATCATTGCTGCAGATGAGAAGCGCCATGAAACTGCCTACACCAAGATTGTGGAAAAGCTGTTGGAGATTGATCCTAGTGACACTGTGCTGGCTCTTGCTGACatgatgaaaaagaaaatctcaatgCCAGCTCACCTGATGTATGATGGGCAAGATGATAATCTTTTTGATAACTTCTCATCTGTGGCTCAACGGCTTGGTGTTTACACTGCCAAGGACTATGCCGATATCCTTGAATTCTTGGTGGGAAGATGGAATATTGAGAAACTGGGGGGCCTTTCCAGCGAGGGGAATAAAGCACAAGATTATGTATGCGGACTAGCTCCAAGAATAAGGAGGTTGGAGGAGAGAGCAGCAGGTCGGGCCAAGAAGAAGGGCACTGCTCCTTTCAGCTGGATTTTCGGTAAAGAAGTTCAGCTCTAA
- the LOC108192380 gene encoding chromatin assembly factor 1 subunit FAS1 isoform X2 has product MGEPMVIDLDEMNKPEMSSAKKSLKRKRVSMIESLSKEDREARIVALREEMSSLFAYFGEILEARKRDGVDLGVSGNSLIACLLEESRLPLSKLVDEIYEKVKEREEDVSVASVRSSVLLIGQRSFYGLANVNADVLEDDSEACLWCWETRDPKLIPKSMRGALKIWRTCRKKIQERITAVSALISALEKVDHDQTHRQELTKASERLGKVLSEADIRLLIGSMVQKIGADMAEKGGKREQTLLIKQMEKNKREAEKQKKRVELELQKEKLQSEKELKRLQDEADKEDRRREKEESELKKQLKRQQEEAERDQRRREKEEAELKKQLALQKQATLMERFLKKSKNSPPSQKAASPGDIRTADLPRNKATQVLESVTLSMDSILSQYDGAGAENLWKSHLNSWRCSGHSIRTDRKQHWGVRRTPKTELIKELKLTGTEEHCDEELITEKLADDSGESNSNCRECHTNKDEPVSKNLSRRRMRQLLQFDKSHRPAFYGTWPKESQLIKPRRPFNKDPDLDYEIDSDEEWEEEEPGESLSDCDKDDEEEILEDGPSKAEEEDESEDGFFVPDGYLSENEGVQDKMESDEDLVQAANSLSSCKADSEELSVFFRQQKYLHNLTENALRKSRPLIISNLLHEKAIPVLCGASKGTSELEQTCLLALSMRALPSYPTIEISLSEDVKDENLEASPSSNKGKTTPVADTKAILDSDLSEMVPIIQSNSQGINKVVNSLQQKFPDISKSQLRTKVREICHYTDNRWQVKKDILNKLGMSPSPSPDTSKKNMKNIASFFSKRCLPPEGKTENQVEASSTPPNDQLSNCIQIDT; this is encoded by the exons ATGGGGGAACCGATGGTAATTGATTTGGATGAGATGAATAAACCGGAGATGAGCAGTGCCAAGAAGAGTTTGAAGCGGAAGCGAGTCTCGATGATTGAGAGTCTGAGTAAGGAGGATCGGGAGGCGAGGATTGTTGCGTTGCGAGAGGAGATGAGTAGTTTGTTTGCCTATTTTGGGGAGATTTTGGAGGCGAGGAagagagatggagtggatttgGGGGTTTCTGGTAATTCGTTGATTGCGTGTTTGTTGGAAGAGAGTAGGTTGCCCCTTTCGAAGCTTGTCGATGAGATTTACGAGAAAGTGAAGGAGAGAGAGGAGGATGTTAGTGTGGCTTCTGTGAGGAGTTCTGTGCTGCTTATTGGTCAAAGATCGTTTTACGGATTGGCGAATGTCAATGCAGATGTATTGGAGGATGATTCTGAGGCTTGCCTTTGGTGCTGGGAG ACCCGAGATCCAAAGCTGATTCCAAAATCAATGCGTGGAGCACTGAAAATTTGGCGGACATGTCGAAAGAAGATACAGGAGAGGATAACTGCTGTTTCTG CATTGATCAGTGCTCTGGAGAAGGTTGATCATGATCAGACCCACAGACAAGAGTTGACAAAAGCTTCAGAAAGGCTCGGAAAAGTTTTAAGCGAGGCAGATATCCGTTTATTGATAGGAAGCATGGTACAGAAAATTGGAGCTGACAT GGCTGAGAAAGGTGGGAAACGAGAGCAGACTTTGTTGATCAAGCAAATGGAAAAAAACAAGCGTGAGGCCGAGAAGCAGAAGAAGAGAGTTGAGCTTGAACTTCAGAAGGAAAAGTTGCAAAGT GAGAAGGAGCTCAAACGGTTACAAGATGAGGCTGATAAAGAGGACAGACGTCGCGAGAAGGAAGAatctgaattaaagaaacagCTAAAAAGGCAGCAAGAGGAAGCAGAGAGAGATCAACGACGTCGTGAGAAGGAAGAAGCTGAACTGAAGAAGCAACTAGCTCTTCAGAAGCAAGCAACACTCATGGAACGCTTCCTTAAGAAGTCGAAAAATAGTCCACCCTCTCAGAAGGCGGCATCTCCAGGAGATATAAGAACTGCCGATTTACCTCGTAACAAAGCTACACAGGTTCTGGAATCAGTCACTTTGTCCATGGACTCAATTCTTTCACAATATGATGGAGCTGGGGCTGAAAATTTATGGAA GTCACACTTGAATTCTTGGCGCTGCTCAGGTCATTCTATTAGGACTGACAGAAAACAGCACTGGGGCGTTCGTCGGACACCGAAGACAGAACTAATTAAAGAACTCAAGCTAACAGGGACAGAAGAACATTGTGATGAGGAATTGATCACGGAAAAGCTAGCTGATGATTCTGGTGAAAGTAATAGCAATTGCAGGGAGTGTCATACAAATAAAGATGAACCAGTTTCAAAAAACTTAAGCCGCAGGCGAATGAGGCAGTTGTTGCAATTTGATAAGAGCCATAGACCTGCATTTTATGGCACTTGGCCCAAGGAAAG TCAACTTATTAAACCTCGCCGGCCTTTTAATAAGGATCCAGACTTGGACTATGAGAttgacagtgatgaagaatgggaAGAG GAGGAACCTGGTGAAAGCTTGTCAGATTGTGAtaaagatgatgaagaagaaattCTGGAAGATGGACCTTCTAAAGCTGAAGAGGAAGATGAAAGTGAAGATGGCTTCTTTGTTCCTGATGGATATCTTTCAGAGAATGAG GGAGTACAAGACAAAATGGAAAGTGACGAAGATTTGGTTCAGGCAGCCAACAGTTTGTCTAGTTGTAAGGCGGACAGTGAGGAACTCTCAGTGTTTTTTCGCCAGCAGAAGTATCTTCATAATTTGACGGAGAATGCTCTTCGAAAAAGTCGGCCTTTGATCATATCAAATTTATTGCACGAAAAGGCCATACCAGTACTGTGTGGAGCTTCTAAAGGTACATCAGAACTTGAACAAACATGTCTGCTTGCCTTGAGTATGCGTGCTCTCCCTAGTTATCCTACTATAGAGATATCACTCAGTGAAGATGTTAAAGATGAGAATCTAGAAGCTAGCCCATCAAGCAATAAGGGGAAAACCACACCAGTAGCCGATACAAAAGCTATACTAGACTCAGATTTGTCCGAGATG GTGCCTATCATTCAGTCCAACTCCCAGGGTATCAACAAAGTGGTGAATTCATTACAACAAAAGTTTCCTGATATCTCAAAATCCCAATTAAGGACCAAAGTACGTGAGATATGTCATTACACAGATAACCGCTGGCAG GTCAAGAAAGATATTTTGAACAAGCTTGGGATGTCACCTTCCCCATCCCCAG ATACAAGTAAAAAGAACATGAAGAATATAGCTTCTTTTTTCTCCAAAAGGTGCCTCCCTCCTGAAGGTAAAACTGAAAACCAAGTTGAGGCCTCTTCGACTCCCCCAAACGATCAGCTCTCCAATTGCATCCAAATCGACACATAA
- the LOC108192380 gene encoding chromatin assembly factor 1 subunit FAS1 isoform X1 — protein sequence MYERNYSNLFDIVFRYNSLILTFYERERFPRQTSITCRKSASHRIQPLQLLNPVCQMGEPMVIDLDEMNKPEMSSAKKSLKRKRVSMIESLSKEDREARIVALREEMSSLFAYFGEILEARKRDGVDLGVSGNSLIACLLEESRLPLSKLVDEIYEKVKEREEDVSVASVRSSVLLIGQRSFYGLANVNADVLEDDSEACLWCWETRDPKLIPKSMRGALKIWRTCRKKIQERITAVSALISALEKVDHDQTHRQELTKASERLGKVLSEADIRLLIGSMVQKIGADMAEKGGKREQTLLIKQMEKNKREAEKQKKRVELELQKEKLQSEKELKRLQDEADKEDRRREKEESELKKQLKRQQEEAERDQRRREKEEAELKKQLALQKQATLMERFLKKSKNSPPSQKAASPGDIRTADLPRNKATQVLESVTLSMDSILSQYDGAGAENLWKSHLNSWRCSGHSIRTDRKQHWGVRRTPKTELIKELKLTGTEEHCDEELITEKLADDSGESNSNCRECHTNKDEPVSKNLSRRRMRQLLQFDKSHRPAFYGTWPKESQLIKPRRPFNKDPDLDYEIDSDEEWEEEEPGESLSDCDKDDEEEILEDGPSKAEEEDESEDGFFVPDGYLSENEGVQDKMESDEDLVQAANSLSSCKADSEELSVFFRQQKYLHNLTENALRKSRPLIISNLLHEKAIPVLCGASKGTSELEQTCLLALSMRALPSYPTIEISLSEDVKDENLEASPSSNKGKTTPVADTKAILDSDLSEMVPIIQSNSQGINKVVNSLQQKFPDISKSQLRTKVREICHYTDNRWQVKKDILNKLGMSPSPSPDTSKKNMKNIASFFSKRCLPPEGKTENQVEASSTPPNDQLSNCIQIDT from the exons ATGTATGAAAGAAACTATTCCAATCTATTTgatattgtatttcgatacaattcactTATCTTAACGTTTTATGAAAGGGAACGTTTTCCAAGGCAAACGAGCATAACTTGTCGAAAAAGCGCCTCTCACCGGATACAACCATTACAACTTCTGAACCCAG TGTGTCAGATGGGGGAACCGATGGTAATTGATTTGGATGAGATGAATAAACCGGAGATGAGCAGTGCCAAGAAGAGTTTGAAGCGGAAGCGAGTCTCGATGATTGAGAGTCTGAGTAAGGAGGATCGGGAGGCGAGGATTGTTGCGTTGCGAGAGGAGATGAGTAGTTTGTTTGCCTATTTTGGGGAGATTTTGGAGGCGAGGAagagagatggagtggatttgGGGGTTTCTGGTAATTCGTTGATTGCGTGTTTGTTGGAAGAGAGTAGGTTGCCCCTTTCGAAGCTTGTCGATGAGATTTACGAGAAAGTGAAGGAGAGAGAGGAGGATGTTAGTGTGGCTTCTGTGAGGAGTTCTGTGCTGCTTATTGGTCAAAGATCGTTTTACGGATTGGCGAATGTCAATGCAGATGTATTGGAGGATGATTCTGAGGCTTGCCTTTGGTGCTGGGAG ACCCGAGATCCAAAGCTGATTCCAAAATCAATGCGTGGAGCACTGAAAATTTGGCGGACATGTCGAAAGAAGATACAGGAGAGGATAACTGCTGTTTCTG CATTGATCAGTGCTCTGGAGAAGGTTGATCATGATCAGACCCACAGACAAGAGTTGACAAAAGCTTCAGAAAGGCTCGGAAAAGTTTTAAGCGAGGCAGATATCCGTTTATTGATAGGAAGCATGGTACAGAAAATTGGAGCTGACAT GGCTGAGAAAGGTGGGAAACGAGAGCAGACTTTGTTGATCAAGCAAATGGAAAAAAACAAGCGTGAGGCCGAGAAGCAGAAGAAGAGAGTTGAGCTTGAACTTCAGAAGGAAAAGTTGCAAAGT GAGAAGGAGCTCAAACGGTTACAAGATGAGGCTGATAAAGAGGACAGACGTCGCGAGAAGGAAGAatctgaattaaagaaacagCTAAAAAGGCAGCAAGAGGAAGCAGAGAGAGATCAACGACGTCGTGAGAAGGAAGAAGCTGAACTGAAGAAGCAACTAGCTCTTCAGAAGCAAGCAACACTCATGGAACGCTTCCTTAAGAAGTCGAAAAATAGTCCACCCTCTCAGAAGGCGGCATCTCCAGGAGATATAAGAACTGCCGATTTACCTCGTAACAAAGCTACACAGGTTCTGGAATCAGTCACTTTGTCCATGGACTCAATTCTTTCACAATATGATGGAGCTGGGGCTGAAAATTTATGGAA GTCACACTTGAATTCTTGGCGCTGCTCAGGTCATTCTATTAGGACTGACAGAAAACAGCACTGGGGCGTTCGTCGGACACCGAAGACAGAACTAATTAAAGAACTCAAGCTAACAGGGACAGAAGAACATTGTGATGAGGAATTGATCACGGAAAAGCTAGCTGATGATTCTGGTGAAAGTAATAGCAATTGCAGGGAGTGTCATACAAATAAAGATGAACCAGTTTCAAAAAACTTAAGCCGCAGGCGAATGAGGCAGTTGTTGCAATTTGATAAGAGCCATAGACCTGCATTTTATGGCACTTGGCCCAAGGAAAG TCAACTTATTAAACCTCGCCGGCCTTTTAATAAGGATCCAGACTTGGACTATGAGAttgacagtgatgaagaatgggaAGAG GAGGAACCTGGTGAAAGCTTGTCAGATTGTGAtaaagatgatgaagaagaaattCTGGAAGATGGACCTTCTAAAGCTGAAGAGGAAGATGAAAGTGAAGATGGCTTCTTTGTTCCTGATGGATATCTTTCAGAGAATGAG GGAGTACAAGACAAAATGGAAAGTGACGAAGATTTGGTTCAGGCAGCCAACAGTTTGTCTAGTTGTAAGGCGGACAGTGAGGAACTCTCAGTGTTTTTTCGCCAGCAGAAGTATCTTCATAATTTGACGGAGAATGCTCTTCGAAAAAGTCGGCCTTTGATCATATCAAATTTATTGCACGAAAAGGCCATACCAGTACTGTGTGGAGCTTCTAAAGGTACATCAGAACTTGAACAAACATGTCTGCTTGCCTTGAGTATGCGTGCTCTCCCTAGTTATCCTACTATAGAGATATCACTCAGTGAAGATGTTAAAGATGAGAATCTAGAAGCTAGCCCATCAAGCAATAAGGGGAAAACCACACCAGTAGCCGATACAAAAGCTATACTAGACTCAGATTTGTCCGAGATG GTGCCTATCATTCAGTCCAACTCCCAGGGTATCAACAAAGTGGTGAATTCATTACAACAAAAGTTTCCTGATATCTCAAAATCCCAATTAAGGACCAAAGTACGTGAGATATGTCATTACACAGATAACCGCTGGCAG GTCAAGAAAGATATTTTGAACAAGCTTGGGATGTCACCTTCCCCATCCCCAG ATACAAGTAAAAAGAACATGAAGAATATAGCTTCTTTTTTCTCCAAAAGGTGCCTCCCTCCTGAAGGTAAAACTGAAAACCAAGTTGAGGCCTCTTCGACTCCCCCAAACGATCAGCTCTCCAATTGCATCCAAATCGACACATAA